Genomic segment of Amphibacillus xylanus NBRC 15112:
GAGCGAAAGAGAAAAGGCAGCACGAAAGAAATAGTAGCCTATCTATAAATTAGCAATGAAAAAGTATCGATGAGTTACCGCCTGTCTTCTTGACAGGGTGGCAGTTCAAATTACTTTTTCATTGCTATTTTTTTATTTATAAAGCAGTCAATTCTATCTGTTTACATAACAACATACAATTTACATAATTGAAACAATTTCTTTACGATTACTTTATAGTTAGTTAACACTAGCTTAAAACTCGTTCTCTATACTGATGAATGTAACCAATATTAAATCAGTGAGAGGGGACTTTACAATGAATAAAATAAAACGAGTGATCTTATTTTTAGTAGTTAGTTTATTTGCAACAGCCTTATTAGTAGGATGTGCAGAAAATGATACCGACAATGGAGATAATTTAGATAAAGAAGCTTCAGCACAAACAGATGATTCAGGGGCAGAATTGTCGGGTACTATTACTATGGCTGGTTCAACGTCAGTTCAACCATTATCTGAAGAGCTAGCAGCAGTTTTTATGGACAAGTACCCAGATGTTAGATTAGAAGTATCTGGCGGAGGATCCGGATCAGGTATTACTGCAGCTCAAGGAAATACAGCAGACTTTGGTGCTGTGTCACGTGAAATCCGAGAAGATGAAACAGGTATTAATACTTATACAATTGCGATTGATGGAATTGCTATTATTGTACATCCAGACAATGCCATTAGTGATATAGCATTAGAAGATGTTCAAAAAATCTTTTCAGGTGAAATTACAAATTGGTCAGAAGTTGGCGGAGCAGATGAAGCAATTGTTATTGTAAGCCGTGAAGAAGGGTCAGGAACTAGAGGAGCATTTGATGATATTGTTTTAGGTGATGCTGCATTAGTAGATACAGCGCTAATCCAAAACTCAAGTGGTGCAGTTAGAGAATCAGTATCTTCAGAGCCAAATGCAATCGGGTATGTTTCAACAGGAAGTTTAACTGACAACGTTAAAGCTTTAGCGGTAGATGGCATTGAGCCAACTGTTGAGGATATTGTTAGTGGTGCGTACACTGTTGCAAGACCATTTAACTATGTAGCAAATGAGAATGAGTCTTTATCTGAAGTTGCACAAGCATTTCTTGACTTTGTTTTAAGTGAA
This window contains:
- a CDS encoding phosphate ABC transporter substrate-binding protein; amino-acid sequence: MNKIKRVILFLVVSLFATALLVGCAENDTDNGDNLDKEASAQTDDSGAELSGTITMAGSTSVQPLSEELAAVFMDKYPDVRLEVSGGGSGSGITAAQGNTADFGAVSREIREDETGINTYTIAIDGIAIIVHPDNAISDIALEDVQKIFSGEITNWSEVGGADEAIVIVSREEGSGTRGAFDDIVLGDAALVDTALIQNSSGAVRESVSSEPNAIGYVSTGSLTDNVKALAVDGIEPTVEDIVSGAYTVARPFNYVANENESLSEVAQAFLDFVLSEEGQKVVEQQGFVPVK